From the Marinobacter sp. es.048 genome, the window GCCGGCCTCTGTGATAGCCACACTCGAGAATCGCTGGTTTCCTGAGATTGAGGCCGCTTACCTCGCCGAGCACGATCAGCCGCTTCCTTTCGAAGTGAGCTTTTCGAATCCCGAGAATACGGGACTCATTCGCATTGTCTCTGAAGCCAAGCCGGCAGGGTCTGAGGGCGTTAAGCAGATTCACGCTGCACTCATTGAGAATCTGGAGCAGACCCAATCGATTGCGGTATCTACCCTTAAAAGTAACCTGGAAAGACAAATCGAATCTTTGACCTCAACCATTGACAGGTTGGAAGGCTCTCAGGACGTGGGAGCGGCGATAGCTGACGCAGTGAATAAGCGGCTGTCCCTTGAAGTGCTTCTCCTTTCAATTCAACCGGCAGAACTTCTGGTGCTCAACCGCCAAATGGCAGAAAGGAAGGGCCCCGCGAGGAGCCTGATTGTTGTTTTGGCTGCCATGCTGGGTTTAATGGGCGGTATATTTATTTCGTTTTTAGCTGAATTTGTAAGCTTGGTAAGAGCCAACCTGAATGAAATATAGGCGATAAGGTTGAGGTTCCGAACCTTTAACAAATCTTTACCTCCATAACCCTCTGATAACCAATGTGGCAGACTTTTTGTCACTTGCTTGTCATAGGCATTGCCGTAAAATCTTCACGCTTCTGAAACAGTTCATTCATCTACCGACAAGGATGCAGTTGGGAGTCAGTTGTCCCCTTCCTTTTGTCTGTTTCCTGTCATTTGTCAGATAATCCAATCTTATGACCTTAAAACACTGGGCCCTGGTCGGTGGGGCGGTAGCGTGTCTGACAAGTTTGTCTGTCTCGGCGGCCCCCTGGCTGGAGCCGGGTGATTCGAGGGCGAGATTTGCGGCCCAGAAACTGGCAGACCGCGGCCATATGGACCGCACTATCAGCACCTGGCCAATAATGTGGAATACGGTCCACAGTGGGCTGGAGGACAGCGTCAGTTTCGATCAGACCTCGGTGGGCTCCGCTGCCGCCTACCTGCGCTTTGAGAAGGAACAGCAGGCTCAACAGGGCAGGCGGGGCGAGTACAGCCTGTATGGCAGCAGCGAGATTCCCGGAGTGCGCGGTTTTGATCAGAATCCACTTGCGAAAGCCGGAACGGCAATCAATCTCCAGTGGCAAGGGGAAGTCTGGGCTCTAGGACTTAAGCCTTCATACGCCCATCAGAGCGATGACGACGAAGAGCTTCGCCTGGATGGCAGCTACTTGGCAGCGGCCGCAGGAAACTGGGTGTTGGGCGCTGGAGCTATTGACCGTTGGTGGGGGCCCGGCTGGCAGTCCAGCCTCATTCTCTCCAACAACGCCCGCCCAATGCCGGCGCTTTGGATTAATCGGAAAAACACCCACGCCTTTGAAACCCCATGGTTAAACTGGATCGGCCCGTGGCAGTTCACAGCACTTGCCGGCCAGTATGAAAGTGATCGTGCGGTACCCGATGCCAAAATGGTCGGAATGCGTTTTACGTTCCGCCCAATGAATGGCTTGGATATAGGTCTTTCCCGCGCGATCATGTTTGGCGGAGCAGGGCGGCCGGAAGGCTCATCCACCATCTGGAACGCCCTGATCGGCCGCGATAACGGACAGCTCGAAGAGAACGACCCGGGCAACCAGCTCGCCAGCATCGATGCCCGTTATGGATTTGCAATTGGCCAGCAGTCCATGGGTCTTTACGTCCAGATGATGGGCGAAGACGAAGCCGGAGCCTTCCCAGCCCGCAAATCCTGGCTCTTCGGTACGGACTGGACCACGCAGCTCTTTGCCGCAGACCAGCAGTGGTTTATTGAATACACCAACACCTTGGCGGATGACTTTCTGGGCGATGCCATACCTAACATTACCTATGACCATTTCCGTTACCGCTCTGGCTACCGCTATTACGGGCGTAGTATGGCAGCCAGCTTCGACGGCGACGCAGAAGCCGTTACCATTGGCGCCCTGAACTTCTTCGACAACGGCGCCAATCTGACTGCAAAGGTGACATACGCCAGGCTGAACAAAGATGGTGCAAGCCGCACGGTTGTGACTGATGAGGACATCTTTTATAACGTACCCGAGGGTGACCAAAACGTCGCTATTCTTGATTTCGGATACGGCAGTCGCTTCTTGAATGGCTGGCTGGATTTGAACTTCCAGGCAACCGAAAAGAAAATCCAGTACTTGGGTGGCGAGAAAGAGCAATGGTCTGTGGGAGCCACCTGGATCTACCGATTCTAAATTTTACCGAACCAAACCGCCGGATTTATACCTGTGAAGCTTAAGAACCTATTGCTCCCATTGGCTCTTCTGCTGCCAATGGCCGCGACTGCCCAGTCCATCAGTCCTGCCCAGATTGAGCAGTTCAAGAACCTGCCCAAAGCCCAGCAAGAGGCCCTGGCCCGGCAGTACGGTATAGACCTTGATGGCTTACAGGGTCGCAGTCAGAGCCAGCAGCGCCCTGAAAATGTTGATGTTGTTGAACCTCAACAAGGCAGTGGGGGTGACAACCAACGGAGGATGCAACAAGAACAGGAAGAGCTACAAAAAGAGGAAGAACAGGCCCGTAAAAACGGGGGCCTGAAACCCTTCGGATATGACCTTTTTGCGGGTAGCCCCACCACCTTTGCTCCGGTAACGGAAATTCCGGTTCCCAACAACTACACCCTTGGTCCCGGTGATGTGCTTCGCGTCCAATTGTGGGGCAAAGAGAATCGACAGCTTGAGCTGCCAGTCAGCCGCGATGGCTCTATCAGCTTCCCGAATTCCGGCCCTCTCAGCGTTGCAGGCCTGAGCTTCGATGAAGCCCGGCAACAGATTCGCAAACGGGTCTCCGAGCAATACATCGGCGTGGAGGCCAGTGTTTCTCTCGGCGAATTGCGCAGCATGCGAGTCTTCGTTCTCGGCGAAGCCCGAAATCCAGGCTCTTACACCGTGAGCTCTCTGTCCACTATAACCAACGCCCTGTATGTTTCAGGCGGCGTAAAACAGTCCGGATCTTTGCGTGCCGTTCAGCATAAGCGCAACGGCAAGCTTATCGCTACTCTGGATCTGTATGACCTGCTTCTCAAGGGTGACAGCTCTGGCGACAACCGCCTTCAGCCCGGGGATGTTATTTTCATTCCACCGATTGGCAACCGGGCAGGCATTGATGGCGAAGTATACCGGCCCGCCCTTTACGAACTGGAAGACAAAACCAGCCTCAAAGAACTGGTACGCCTGGCTGGGGGACTTACACCCCAGGCTTACCCGGAGCGTGTAAAAATTGAGCGCACCAACGAAGACTTTCTGAGAATCATCGCCGAAGCGGACTACACGGAGCAGAAGGGGCGGCGTGCTCGGGTTTTGCCGGGGGACCGCATTACCATAGCCTCTATTGCCAACATCACCGGTCAGTATGTAGAAATCCGTGGCGCAGCCACCCGCCCTGGGCGCTATGCGTTCATAGCCG encodes:
- a CDS encoding capsule assembly Wzi family protein, which codes for MTLKHWALVGGAVACLTSLSVSAAPWLEPGDSRARFAAQKLADRGHMDRTISTWPIMWNTVHSGLEDSVSFDQTSVGSAAAYLRFEKEQQAQQGRRGEYSLYGSSEIPGVRGFDQNPLAKAGTAINLQWQGEVWALGLKPSYAHQSDDDEELRLDGSYLAAAAGNWVLGAGAIDRWWGPGWQSSLILSNNARPMPALWINRKNTHAFETPWLNWIGPWQFTALAGQYESDRAVPDAKMVGMRFTFRPMNGLDIGLSRAIMFGGAGRPEGSSTIWNALIGRDNGQLEENDPGNQLASIDARYGFAIGQQSMGLYVQMMGEDEAGAFPARKSWLFGTDWTTQLFAADQQWFIEYTNTLADDFLGDAIPNITYDHFRYRSGYRYYGRSMAASFDGDAEAVTIGALNFFDNGANLTAKVTYARLNKDGASRTVVTDEDIFYNVPEGDQNVAILDFGYGSRFLNGWLDLNFQATEKKIQYLGGEKEQWSVGATWIYRF
- a CDS encoding Wzz/FepE/Etk N-terminal domain-containing protein, whose amino-acid sequence is MEERQRSVKHAHDDEISLVDLASTFLKRRRIFYVVFLVTLAAGVLYATLMPEKYDYVSLLKLAEKETGSFIEKPASVIATLENRWFPEIEAAYLAEHDQPLPFEVSFSNPENTGLIRIVSEAKPAGSEGVKQIHAALIENLEQTQSIAVSTLKSNLERQIESLTSTIDRLEGSQDVGAAIADAVNKRLSLEVLLLSIQPAELLVLNRQMAERKGPARSLIVVLAAMLGLMGGIFISFLAEFVSLVRANLNEI